The following proteins come from a genomic window of Lycium ferocissimum isolate CSIRO_LF1 chromosome 4, AGI_CSIRO_Lferr_CH_V1, whole genome shotgun sequence:
- the LOC132053366 gene encoding thioredoxin M5, chloroplastic-like isoform X2 — protein MFHPVISELAKQYVGRARCLKLNTDDSPSVASRYGIRSIPTIMIFVNGEKKDAIIGAVPKTSLTASIDKYL, from the coding sequence ATGTTCCATCCAGTAATCAGTGAACTGGCAAAGCAATATGTAGGAAGAGCAAGGTGCCTCAAATTGAATACCGATGACAGTCCTTCTGTAGCATCCAGATATGGAATCCGAAGCATCCCAACAATCATGATCTTCGTTAACGGAGAGAAGAAAGATGCTATCATTGGTGCTGTACCAAAAACCAGTCTAACTGCCAGCATAGACAAATACTTGTAG